From the genome of Anopheles moucheti chromosome 3, idAnoMoucSN_F20_07, whole genome shotgun sequence, one region includes:
- the LOC128302437 gene encoding retinaldehyde-binding protein 1-like, translating into MGKFELEVAPPSAELLEIAKQELRETPEVRAAAVEELRKLLEAATDLNYHNDEEFLIIFLRPTKFYPESALKLMRSIAEFNKNYKETLFNLMPSDVQNVFVEHNIVNILTNRDQNGRRLMFVNMGEVWDPKAVSEEQVFRVLYTIHKLAMLEPATQINGVVVIYDFKGMGMKQVKAMSPGGAKRLLTFIQEASPLRVKGIHFINQPMLFSMVWTLFKPFVKEKLNKRMFFHGDKLSKLHEHVHKEYLPSNYGGSLPALDYGGKDWYPVAEQHLEFIKKWNSCGFK; encoded by the exons ATGGGAAAGTTTGAGCTGGAAGTAGCGCCTCCGAGCGCGGAGTTGTTGGAGATCGCCAAGCAGGAACTCCGCGAGACACCGGAAGTCCGTGCAGCGGCCGTTGAGGAGCTGCGTAAGCTGCTGGAAGCGGCAACGGATCTCAACTACCACAACGATGAGGAGTTCCTGATCATTTTCCTGCGCCCAACCAAGTTCTACCCCGAAAGTGCACTGAAGTTG ATGCGGAGCATTGCGGAATTCAACAAAAACTACAAGGAAACGCTGTTCAACTTGATGCCGAGTGATGTGCAGAATGTGTTTGTCGAGCACAACATTGTCAACATTCTGACCAACCGGGATCAGAACGGGCGGCGCTTGATGTTCGTGAATATGGGTGAAGTCTGGGATCCGAAGGCGGTGTCGGAGGAGCAGGTGTTCCGCGTGCTGTACACGATTCACAAGCTGGCCATGCTGGAACCGGCCACTCAGATCAACGGTGTGGTGGTGATCTACGACTTCAAGGGGATGGGAATGAAGCAGGTCAAGGCGATGTCACCCGGTGGCGCTAAGCGTCTGCTGACGTTCATCCAGGAGGCGAGTCCGCTGCGTGTAAAGGGCATCCATTTCATCAACCAACCCATGCTCTTCAGTATGGTGTGGACTCTGTTCAAGCCCTTCGTGAAGGAGAAGCTAAACAAGCGT ATGTTCTTCCACGGCGATAAACTCTCGAAGCTACACGAACATGTACACAAGGAGTACCTACCGTCGAACTATGGAGGAAGTCTTCCCGCGCTGGATTATGGTGGCAAGGATTGGTACCCGGTGGCGGAACAGCATCTCGAGTTCATCAAGAAATGGAACTCGTGCGGATTTAAGTAA
- the LOC128304609 gene encoding retinaldehyde-binding protein 1-like, giving the protein MPGPFEIDRSPPSAELLEIAKQELRETPEVRAAAIEELRKLLKASDLNFPDDDEFLLIYLRPTKFYPESALKLMRNVAEFNKTYKDLLHNLMPVDVKPVFVDHGLINIFTNRDQKGRRLMVVHMGEKWNTKEVAEDQIFRALYTIQKLAVLEPATQINGAVVIYDFKGMGMGHVKAMSTSGAKRLLTFIQEACPLRMKAVHFVNEPMIFNMVWSLFKPFVKEKLNKRMFFHGEKMAKLHEHVPKEYLPANYGGTLPALDYGGKEWYPVAEQFNEFITKWNTCGFK; this is encoded by the exons ATGCCGGGTCCGTTTGAGATTGACCGTTCGCCACCGAGCGCTGAGTTGTTGGAAATTGCAAAACAGGAGCTGCGAGAGACGCCAGAAGTCCGTGCGGCCGCCATTGAGGAGCTGCGCAAGCTGCTTAAGGCTAGCGACCTGAACTTCCCGGACGATGACGAGTTCTTGCTGATCTATCTGCGCCCGACCAAGTTCTATCCCGAAAGTGCACTGAAGTTG ATGCGCAATGTAGCCGAGTTTAACAAGACCTACAAGGATCTGCTGCACAACTTGATGCCGGTGGATGTGAAGCCAGTGTTTGTCGACCATGGACTGATCAACATCTTCACTAACCGGGACCAGAAGGGTCGCCGCCTTATGGTGGTGCATATGGGCGAGAAGTGGAACACGAAGGAGGTGGCCGAGGATCAGATCTTCCGGGCGCTCTACACCATCCAGAAGCTGGCTGTCCTCGAACCGGCCACTCAAATCAACGGAGCGGTAGTGATCTACGATTTCAAGGGCATGGGCATGGGCCACGTGAAGGCCATGTCGACGAGCGGTGCCAAGCGTCTGCTGACCTTCATCCAGGAAGCCTGTCCATTGCGCATGAAGGCTGTCCACTTCGTCAACGAGCCGATGATCTTCAACATGGTGTGGTCTCTTTTCAAGCCCTTCGTGAAGGAGAAGCTGAACAAGCGT ATGTTCTTCCACGGTGAGAAGATGGCTAAGCTGCACGAGCACGTCCCCAAGGAGTATCTGCCAGCCAACTACGGTGGAACTCTCCCGGCACTGGACTACGGCGGCAAGGAGTGGTACCCGGTTGCTGAGCAGTTTAACGAATTCATCACCAAGTGGAATACGTGCGGTTTCAAATAG
- the LOC128301822 gene encoding alpha-tocopherol transfer protein-like: protein MSIKYNEKNYPYIDLGRGYIIYLQDDDYTDQQWIVKAEQELNETPENKARSLEQLRELLRGEKKLTVPLDDEKFLLKFLRPMAYDVQKAFDCIRHTFAMKRSYGKDYYEGRIKPSHIRHIYDSGMVNFLPLRDDDGSGICVTQLGRKWNTSKVSMYDVVALFRINIEASLMDPLVQVNGIRIIFDFEGLSMSHVAQASPKHAMVSLQWIQKCCPLQLKSIHIVNNSMLFNVLFTIFKPFISKDLRDKMHFHNRDFSSLTKCISAKCLPPAYGGTLDAPECEGQLLGDFMQLYDKHYETMDAYGYDESK, encoded by the exons ATGTCGATCAAATACAACGAGAAGAACTACCCGTACATCGATCTCGGACGGGGCTACATCATCTATCTGCAAGACGATGACTACACCGACCAGCAATGGATCGTGAAGGCAGAACAGGAACTGAACGAAACACCGGAAAATAAGGCTCGTTCGCTGGAGCAGCTCCGGGAGCTGCTGCGGGGCGAAAAGAAGCTTACCGTGCCGCTGGACGACGAAAAGTTCCTGCTCAAGTTCCTGCGCCCGATGGCGTACGATGTGCAGAAGGCGTTCGACTGCATCCGGCATACGTTCGCGATGAAGCGCAGCTACGGCAAGGATTACTACGAAGGTCGTATCAAACCATCGCACATACGGCACATCTACGATTCCGGCATGGTGAACTTCCTGCCGCTGCGTGACGACGACGGAAGTGGTATATGCGTGACCCAGCTTGGAC GCAAATGGAACACTTCGAAGGTATCGATGTACGACGTCGTAGCATTGTTCCGCATCAACATTGAAGCCTCGCTGATGGATCCGCTCGTGCAGGTGAACGGCATACGTATCATCTTCGACTTCGAGGGACTTTCGATGTCGCACGTGGCGCAGGCCTCGCCGAAGCACGCGATGGTGAGCCTGCAGTGGATCCAGAAGTGTTGCCCGCTGCAACTGAAGAGCATCCACATCGTCAACAACTCGATGCTGTTCAACGTACTGTTTACCATCTTCAAGCCGTTCATCTCGAAGGACCTGCGGGACAAGATGCACTTCCACAACCGTGACTTTAGCTCGCTGACCAAGTGCATCAGCGCGAAGTGTTTGCCGCCCGCGTACGGCGGTACGCTCGATGCACCCGAGTGCGAAGGTCAGCTGCTCGGCGACTTCATGCAGCTTTACGATAAGCACTACGAAA CAATGGACGCGTATGGATACGACGAGAGCAAATGA
- the LOC128304465 gene encoding retinaldehyde-binding protein 1-like: MALRYDELKAPFVDFGNGVKLALDLAEFTDAVSKEKAAKELRETNDVMDASIRKLRELIQQEKQLRVPVEDESFMRRFLRPKKYYPDSTFDMMKAFYRMKAKENFISDHLTTSSVKNALEDRVVQILPKRDQHGRRILYMEMGAKWNCTKVPSLEVIRCTNMLMETVGQEPTTQLNGIVFVINFDKLSLSHIGQFPPKFVKTVVDHGQKNSPHRIKGIHIVNNARMFNIFFKIFKPFLGKKWSQRIFLHGVEFKSLHEHIDADCLPSFLGGTYELPVEYDGAVIGQLLDCYKEKFEKEETHGYVPEVKES; the protein is encoded by the exons ATGGCTTTGCGTTACGACGAGCTAAAAGCTCCGTTTGTTGATTTTGGAAATGGCGTAAAGTTGGCGCTCGATTTGGCAGAATTTACGGACGCGGTTTCGAAGGAAAAGGCAGCTAAAGAGTTGCGCGAAACGAACGACGTGATGGATGCGTCCATTCGGAAGCTTCGCGAGTTAATTCAGC aGGAAAAGCAGCTGAGAGTTCCGGTGGAGGATGAGTCGTTCATGAGGCGTTTCTTGCGTCCCAAGAAGTATTATCCCGATAGTACGTTCGACATG ATGAAAGCATTTTACCGCatgaaagcgaaagaaaacttcATCTCCGATCACTTGACGACGAGCTCGGTTAAAAACGCTCTCGAGGATCGTGTGGTACAGATTCTACCGAAGCGCGATCAACACGGGCGTCGCATACTGTACATGGAAATGGGAG CAAAATGGAACTGCACGAAAGTGCCGTCGCTGGAGGTGATCCGCTGCACCAACATGCTAATGGAGACGGTTGGCCAAGAGCCGACCACCCAGCTGAACGGCATCGTGTTCGTCATCAACTTCGACAAGCTGTCCCTGTCGCATATCGGCCAGTTTCCGCCCAAGTTCGTGAAGACGGTCGTGGACCATGGGCAGAAGAACTCGCCCCATCGCATCAAGGGCATACACATCGTCAACAATGCGCGCATGTTTAACATCTTTTTCAAGATATTCAAACCATTTCTGGGGAAGAAATGGAGCCAGCGG ATATTCCTGCACGGGGTGGAGTTTAAATCGCTGCACGAACACATCGATGCGGACTGTCTGCCCTCGTTTCTGGGCGGAACGTACGAGCTGCCGGTGGAGTACGATGGGGCAGTCATCGGACAGCTGTTGGATTGTTACAAGGAGAAATTCGAGA AAGAGGAGACACATGGGTACGTGCCCGAGGTAAAAGAATCTTAA